The proteins below come from a single Alligator mississippiensis isolate rAllMis1 chromosome 2, rAllMis1, whole genome shotgun sequence genomic window:
- the ELF5 gene encoding ETS-related transcription factor Elf-5 → MLDSVTHSIFLPNTMGCEPLMSWTELFGTTEDYYPTVDHQTGSDLFWTSIHPEYWSKQNVCDWLQFCCDQYKLDANCISFFHFNINGLQLCSMSQEEFVDAAGICGEYLYVILQNIRMHGISFFNDNEETKPSIGDYNDKTCLSAGGIKSQECHSHGRTSLQSSHLWEFVRDLLLSPEENSGILEWEDREQGIFRVVKSEALAKMWGQRKKNDRMTYEKLSRALRYYYKTGILERVDRRLVYKFGKNAHGWQENKL, encoded by the exons ATGTTGGACTCCGTAACACACAGCATTTTTCTGCCAAACACAATGGGCTGTGAACCCCTGATGTCTTGGACAGAATTGTTTGGGACAACTGAAGATTATTATCCCACCGTCGACCATCAGACAG GGTCTGACTTATTTTGGACATCCATTCATCCGGAATACTGGAGCAAACAAAATGTCTGTGACTGGCTGCAGTTTTGCTGTGACCAATATAAACTAGATGCCAACTGTATCTCCTTTTTCCACTTTAATATTAACGGCTTGCAGCTGTGCAGCATGAGTCAAGAGGAGTTTGTAGATGCTGCAGGCATCTGTGGCGAATACCTATATGTCATCCTACAGAACATCAGGATGCATG gcatttctttttttaatgacaatgAAGAAACAAAGCCGTCTATTGGAGATT ACAATGATAAGACATGCCTGAGTGCGGGTGGCATCAAGAGTCAAGAATGTCACAGTCATGGTAGAACAA GCCTACAGAGTTCTCACCTGTGGGAATTTGTAAGAGACCTGCTCCTGTCTCCTGAAGAAAACTCTGGTATTCTTGAATGGGAGGATAGAGAACAAGGCATTTTTCGGGTTGTTAAGTCAGAAGCGCTGGCAAAGATGTGGgggcaaaggaagaaaaatgacagAATGACATATGAAAAACTGAGCAGAGCTCTCCG GTACTATTATAAAACTGGAATTTTGGAACGAGTGGACAGAAGGCTAGTCTACAAGTTTGGAAAGAATGCCCATGGATGGCAAGAGAACAAGCTATGA